The following DNA comes from Carassius carassius chromosome 41, fCarCar2.1, whole genome shotgun sequence.
gggaCTAAATATTGACTGAGCTGTACAGAATATTTGGGTAAACTATACTTGTTCCTCATTCTTGCTTCACGTTTGCTCTCTGTCAGTCTTTCACATTTACAGTACAGTTTGGTGGCAGGCCTGCTGGTAACTCGTCGCATTGACAATATTAAACATATCCTTTCTCACAAAAGACAGGAAATTACCCAGAGGGCACAGCGGCTGAGCCGAGTGTCGATTGTGGTCACGGCAGAAGGCTGTGTCAAAGGTCAAGTCCTCACCGTTATAGAGAACACGAATTAACATATTTTCCAACCACTTTCCTTCTTTTCTATCACTCtttctgtctttgtctttctcttccGGGCTCTTCCACAGCTCAAACACCAGCCGCGCTGCAAACTTTGGAAACCCCACCCCTTCCAAACCAAGTGCGCTTAGAAGTGGTGCCATTGTTACGTCATGAGCAGATGCTAAAGCGAAGACCGCCTCTTCCTTGCCTTTGCGCGTTTGGCTTCCTCTGGCAATCCTCTCCATCCGTGTTGCAGTGCGGTTTAGGTACGGATGTGCCGCGAGAACAGCATACTGGCGGTAAATCCCCACCTCCCGCCGCTCAAGTTCATCATTTTTCTGCTGCCGTCGAATCACAGCAAAGTGCTGTAGTTTAAGACACACCCCCTCATCCGGAGCGTTTGATGTAGTCTGTGTGCTAGAGCATGGAAAAGAAAGACCATGACAAAAGTGACACAACAACGCATCCACCGGATTGGCCGCCCTTAGAGTCTTTGTGGCCACGCCCAAAGTCTTCGCCATTGTGACATATGTGTGTTCCAGTTCGGTGTCTGCAGTCCTCTGCCGATACTGCCTGCGCTGCTCCTGCTCCAGGTACCGGTTGCGTGCGGGACAGTCGCACGAGGAACCGCAGAACAGCGTACTCCACTGCTGTCTTACCGTCAGCCGTGACCAATCGAAATGAGGCAGGAACCCAAAGAGGAAGGCCAATCCACTCTGAAGGGTGCGGCTCTTACCTGTAGTCTCCACCCACAACTGCTGTGGCGACCAATCAGAAGTGAGCAGATTGTGACGCTTGATGTAAGCCTGGCGAAGATGATCGCCGTTTTTCAAGTGCTGTACGACTCcttaagaggaaaaaaaaatacatttgagtaAGAATGtggaataatattattttatatcttGTTATTTTATCAAGGCTATTTTTTTATCGTAGATATACTGTTatagttaatattttgaatttgtttctagttttagatttttttggtcTACGTTTGTAAGTTTTAGTTAAGCTGTGTGTTTTGGTCATTTATATTaagtagttattttttattaatttattttataatttattatttcagattttgtttttttagtcGAGTTCAAGTTTCACTAAAGTTAACTAAATAAACATTATCTCTTGACTTAAAATAAgtttcatacatacatatacatacattcatatatatatatatatatatatattctatggctgtgcactgtgattggttaccTGTCTGTGTGAGCTCTCCCATTTCACAGGTGCTGTGATTGGGTAATCTGGGCAGAGATACCAGTGATGTGTCCCAGTGACCACGCCCACTGAGAGCCATGTGACTAATGAAGGAGGCCAAGAGGGGGTGAGAGGGATTTCtgcaaaattacaacaacaacaacaaaaaaaagtgttttagaacttattttaaatcataaataattttGATGTGATACATTTGTGAGACTTTACCAATCAAAACAACACAGTAGGCCAACAAGTAAGTAGCCATGTGAGCATGTCATTACTAGACATATTCAGATGGGGGAAGCATGATAACCTTCATAATTATATGAATTTAACAAGCTATTCTACATTAGGGACTTCTTCCAAGTagagttgggcgatatggtcatttttcaaatcgtcatatcatcagcccgtgagatcgacgatacacgatcttatcgtgcatgggtggagcaagagagagactctttgttcttgtgttttaaaccgtgcaggtgcgtgagagagcctatggaatcaccaattattgaaaaaatatactttaaaacatactgataaactaatgttaaatataaaaatactgtatttaaaacagctacgttcatatatatagtcggacacaactgtcatatcgtgcgtcctgtgacaatttgccgcatctgtgtgcagaagttatcagtctaaatgttctgcataatcagtcaatggtgaaaatcaatattagatttcatttaaagtccaacagttaaacactaatattgggcataaacgaacaaagaagttaaatataaagtatttaaaacaggtaagttcatatatttggagtaaagttgaattgaacagatgcatcagtcatacagtgctccggaccgcgcgcctcatgacgagctcgacgcaccgcaacagaaacaagaatgagatgcattctaacataactgtggcattaaactcagtgagggctcgtttagtgcacatatataggccgttcagattacttgttaaagtgcaatgaaacaccttatatctgcagacgatgtacgtctgtttgtggatggtgacttagtaacggccaaaactctgtattttgcatgcatcacattatagtgtggtgtgcatgaaaataataacaaggctgcagagcaaacttatcatccatagtggttctcacgtagtccttctacgtcatcaccacatagtgagtgttataagtgataagtctaatagaaggtctacgtgagaaccactatggatgataagttcgctctgccgccttgttaatattttgtctttactttatttgtaacgccaagaaagagttaatctgtcatgtatgagaagagcgcgttgctgtataccagccattaaatgtgtgggacaccaactccttgttttctatctctttcatttcatggatttaacgagttatcagtGTCAAGACGGAcagtttcagtgactacaggctctaatcctcctgcgctcgcacgcgcgcgtgtgtgtgtgtgtgtgtgaaatgcgatgctgaaatgaaatagctgggcagttttattttaataagcagcctaataaaaataatagttattattattataatctaatacattaataggaaaatgagcctaatatcgtcttgattatcgacagagaaatctgcttatgtcgatatctctgactatcgtcgatacacgatactatcgtctatcggcacaaccctact
Coding sequences within:
- the LOC132123430 gene encoding 2-phosphoxylose phosphatase 1 isoform X1, with the protein product MRYKPAQAHFNISRMSFMVRVNQLTIILLSVHLIPTNPVAEQRSPGKSRKRVNPVLHTDAPAPDPIRDTHKYCNYPNLTEHGWEGHSPADYRLLSVHVMIRHGDRFPLYSIPKTKKPAIDCLLSEKRNPSHPLLASFISHMALSGRGHWDTSLVSLPRLPNHSTCEMGELTQTGVVQHLKNGDHLRQAYIKRHNLLTSDWSPQQLWVETTGKSRTLQSGLAFLFGFLPHFDWSRLTVRQQWSTLFCGSSCDCPARNRYLEQEQRRQYRQRTADTELEHTYVTMAKTLGVATKTLRAANPVDALLCHFCHGLSFPCSSTQTTSNAPDEGVCLKLQHFAVIRRQQKNDELERREVGIYRQYAVLAAHPYLNRTATRMERIARGSQTRKGKEEAVFALASAHDVTMAPLLSALGLEGVGFPKFAARLVFELWKSPEEKDKDRKSDRKEGKWLENMLIRVLYNGEDLTFDTAFCRDHNRHSAQPLCPLGNFLSFVRKDMFNIVNATSYQQACHQTVL
- the LOC132123430 gene encoding 2-phosphoxylose phosphatase 1 isoform X2; this translates as MLARSCFMLVLMVGALLAVLSFSLQYLHLIPTNPVAEQRSPGKSRKRVNPVLHTDAPAPDPIRDTHKYCNYPNLTEHGWEGHSPADYRLLSVHVMIRHGDRFPLYSIPKTKKPAIDCLLSEKRNPSHPLLASFISHMALSGRGHWDTSLVSLPRLPNHSTCEMGELTQTGVVQHLKNGDHLRQAYIKRHNLLTSDWSPQQLWVETTGKSRTLQSGLAFLFGFLPHFDWSRLTVRQQWSTLFCGSSCDCPARNRYLEQEQRRQYRQRTADTELEHTYVTMAKTLGVATKTLRAANPVDALLCHFCHGLSFPCSSTQTTSNAPDEGVCLKLQHFAVIRRQQKNDELERREVGIYRQYAVLAAHPYLNRTATRMERIARGSQTRKGKEEAVFALASAHDVTMAPLLSALGLEGVGFPKFAARLVFELWKSPEEKDKDRKSDRKEGKWLENMLIRVLYNGEDLTFDTAFCRDHNRHSAQPLCPLGNFLSFVRKDMFNIVNATSYQQACHQTVL